Proteins from a single region of Salipiger sp. H15:
- a CDS encoding LnmK family bifunctional acyltransferase/decarboxylase produces MPHMGASGLRRSWLLREACHRHWLAIAEQAGVKPSELRDRSGARVMASVVACTVNGDARAFREDDECQLLMTEVPRAQNGWRSQCDLSARGKSLRVEIMTSFARRNGRSNAELGAPDLGGAFRAERDHADARRTCLIRTLGHHDRARAAQDDAPPHLSFEIQEDTHLNGVGLVYFAIIHDMIEQAERNAAPEFVGRFGMRDRRAHFFGNLDVGDRLDITARASAKALSPAACVLVRSHARRASDGRVIACAESIYGA; encoded by the coding sequence ATGCCGCACATGGGGGCCTCGGGGCTGCGCCGGTCCTGGCTCCTGCGCGAGGCCTGTCACCGCCACTGGCTGGCGATTGCGGAGCAGGCGGGGGTGAAGCCTTCGGAACTGCGCGACAGGTCCGGCGCGCGGGTGATGGCCTCGGTGGTCGCCTGCACGGTCAACGGTGACGCGCGGGCGTTCCGCGAGGACGACGAGTGCCAGCTGCTGATGACCGAGGTGCCACGCGCGCAAAACGGCTGGCGCAGCCAGTGCGACCTCAGCGCCCGCGGGAAATCGCTGCGGGTCGAGATCATGACCAGCTTTGCGCGCCGCAACGGCCGGTCCAATGCCGAACTCGGCGCCCCCGATCTCGGCGGCGCGTTCCGGGCCGAGCGCGACCATGCCGATGCGCGCAGGACCTGCCTCATCCGGACGCTCGGGCACCATGACCGCGCGCGGGCGGCGCAGGACGACGCGCCGCCGCACCTGTCCTTCGAGATCCAGGAGGACACCCATCTGAACGGCGTCGGCCTCGTGTATTTCGCGATCATCCATGACATGATCGAGCAGGCTGAACGGAATGCCGCGCCGGAATTCGTCGGCCGCTTCGGGATGCGCGACAGGCGCGCGCATTTCTTCGGCAACCTCGACGTGGGCGACCGGCTCGACATCACCGCGCGGGCCAGCGCCAAGGCGCTGTCACCGGCTGCCTGCGTGCTCGTCCGCAGCCATGCCAGGCGCGCCAGCGACGGCCGGGTCATCGCCTGCGCCGAGAGCATCTACGGAGCCTGA
- a CDS encoding efflux RND transporter permease subunit, whose product MSERGSAPDGALGLAGHLTRAFLTSPLTPLFLIAALAVGLIALAALPREEEPQISVPLVDIHVQANGLRAGDAVKLVTEPLETIVKGIDEVEHVYSETRDDAVMVTARFNVGVSSDTAILRVRDRILANLGRIPVGIPEPLIVGRGINDVAIVALTFSPAEGQTGVTPADLTRVAREVEARLAAIEDVGLSYVIGGTEPQLRVNPDPARLALYGITLQQLWGKIEGANTSLPLGTLREGGRQVGLVVGETLTTAEEIGTLELTARDGRTVYLRDVAEVTLETDTGSDYVSTVTHGPDGIETRPAVTLALAKRAGANAVVVAEEILHRVEAMKGEIIPSSIATEVTRDYGETADEKANELLFHLGLATLSIVVLVLLAIGWREALVVAIVIPVTILLTLFAAWIMGYTLNRVSLFALIFSIGILVDDAIVVIENIARHWAMKREGQSRFGATVAAVAEVGNPTIVATLTVVVALLPMLFVSGLMGPYMSPIPANASAAMIFSFFVAVIITPWLMLKIAGRAPLHHGAEHGAAGGTLGRLYAAVARPLLARKSVAALFLLAVAVLSFGSLAALYTRDVTVKLLPFDNKSELSVVIDLPEGSALETTAAVAQEVARVALSLPEALSAQTHAGTASAFNFNGLVRHYYLRQLPEMGDVQINLAPKGARDRTSHEIALDLREKLKALDLPEGTVLKTVEPPPGPPVISTLMAEVYGPDAETRRSVAERVRAAFVQIPYVVDVDDSYGVQAPRRRVVLDPSALDFYKVQEADALDTLALLYGEGTVGYSHRGGERRPIPIVLSRNRSDRVMDATALSTPVPADALPGGRGVVELGDVVTLRDELTSYPIFRHNGIETIMVMGEMAGEFESPLYGMLATSDILDGLDWPDGQKPTISMHGQPQDTSSPSLLWDGEWEVTWVTFRDMGAAFGVALLGIYILVVAQFGSFRLPLVILTPVPLTFLGIMFGHWLFGAPFSAPSMIGFIALAGIIVRNSILLVDFIRHAGPEKPLDVETLIEAGATRFKPILLTALAAMIGAAVILMDPIFQGLAISLLFGLLTSTALTVLVIPAIYRLAKT is encoded by the coding sequence ATGAGTGAGCGTGGAAGCGCCCCCGACGGGGCCCTCGGACTGGCCGGGCACCTCACCCGCGCCTTCCTCACCTCGCCGCTGACCCCGCTCTTCCTGATCGCTGCGCTGGCCGTGGGGCTCATCGCCCTCGCCGCCCTGCCGCGCGAGGAGGAGCCGCAGATCTCGGTGCCGCTGGTCGACATCCACGTGCAGGCCAACGGGCTGCGCGCCGGGGACGCGGTCAAGCTGGTGACCGAGCCGCTCGAGACCATCGTCAAGGGCATCGACGAGGTCGAGCACGTCTATTCCGAGACCCGCGACGACGCGGTGATGGTCACCGCGCGCTTCAACGTTGGCGTCTCGTCCGACACCGCGATCCTGCGCGTGCGCGACCGCATCCTTGCCAATCTGGGCCGCATCCCCGTCGGCATCCCCGAGCCGCTGATCGTCGGTCGCGGCATCAACGATGTGGCCATCGTGGCGCTCACCTTTTCGCCCGCCGAGGGGCAGACCGGCGTCACCCCCGCCGACCTCACCCGCGTCGCGCGCGAGGTCGAGGCGCGGCTGGCGGCGATCGAGGATGTCGGCCTCAGCTATGTCATCGGCGGCACCGAGCCGCAGCTGCGGGTGAACCCCGACCCGGCGCGGCTGGCGCTCTACGGGATCACCCTGCAGCAGCTCTGGGGCAAGATCGAGGGCGCCAACACCTCGCTGCCGCTCGGCACCCTGCGCGAGGGCGGCCGGCAGGTGGGCCTCGTGGTCGGCGAGACGCTGACCACCGCCGAGGAGATCGGCACCCTCGAACTGACCGCCCGCGACGGGCGCACCGTCTACCTGCGCGACGTGGCCGAGGTGACGCTCGAGACCGACACCGGTTCGGACTACGTCAGCACCGTCACCCACGGGCCCGACGGCATCGAGACGCGCCCCGCCGTGACGCTGGCGCTGGCGAAACGCGCCGGGGCGAACGCCGTGGTGGTGGCCGAGGAGATCCTGCACCGGGTCGAGGCGATGAAGGGCGAGATCATCCCCTCCTCCATCGCCACCGAGGTCACCCGCGACTATGGCGAGACCGCCGACGAGAAGGCCAACGAACTGCTGTTCCACCTCGGGCTCGCAACGCTGTCGATCGTCGTGCTGGTGCTGCTGGCGATCGGCTGGCGCGAGGCGCTCGTGGTGGCGATCGTCATCCCGGTGACCATCCTGCTGACCCTCTTCGCGGCATGGATCATGGGCTACACGCTCAACCGTGTGTCGCTCTTCGCGCTGATCTTCTCGATCGGCATCCTTGTCGACGACGCCATCGTGGTGATCGAGAACATCGCGCGCCACTGGGCGATGAAGCGCGAGGGACAGAGCCGCTTCGGCGCCACGGTCGCGGCAGTGGCCGAGGTCGGCAACCCGACCATCGTGGCGACGCTGACGGTGGTGGTGGCGCTGCTGCCCATGCTCTTCGTCTCGGGCCTCATGGGCCCCTACATGAGCCCGATCCCGGCCAATGCCTCGGCGGCGATGATCTTCTCCTTCTTCGTCGCGGTCATCATCACGCCGTGGCTAATGCTGAAGATCGCCGGCCGCGCGCCGCTGCACCACGGTGCCGAGCACGGCGCGGCGGGCGGCACGCTGGGGCGGCTCTATGCCGCCGTGGCGCGGCCGCTGCTGGCCCGAAAGTCGGTCGCCGCGCTCTTCCTGCTGGCGGTGGCGGTGCTGTCCTTCGGCTCGCTCGCCGCGCTCTATACCCGCGACGTGACCGTGAAGCTGCTGCCCTTTGACAACAAGTCCGAGCTCTCGGTGGTCATCGACCTGCCCGAGGGCAGCGCGCTCGAGACCACCGCCGCCGTGGCGCAGGAGGTGGCGCGCGTGGCGCTCTCGCTGCCCGAGGCACTCTCGGCCCAGACCCATGCGGGCACCGCCTCGGCCTTCAACTTCAACGGGCTGGTGCGGCACTACTACCTGCGCCAGCTGCCCGAGATGGGCGACGTGCAGATCAACCTCGCGCCCAAGGGCGCGCGCGACCGCACCAGCCACGAGATCGCTCTGGACCTGCGCGAGAAGCTCAAGGCGCTCGACCTGCCCGAGGGCACGGTGCTGAAGACGGTCGAGCCGCCGCCCGGCCCGCCGGTGATCTCGACGCTGATGGCCGAGGTCTACGGCCCCGACGCCGAGACCCGGCGCAGCGTCGCCGAGCGCGTCCGCGCCGCCTTCGTGCAGATCCCCTACGTGGTCGATGTCGACGACAGCTACGGCGTGCAGGCACCGCGCCGCCGCGTGGTGCTCGACCCCTCTGCGCTGGATTTCTACAAGGTGCAGGAGGCCGACGCGCTCGACACGCTGGCGCTGCTCTATGGCGAGGGCACGGTGGGCTACTCGCATCGCGGTGGCGAGCGGCGGCCCATTCCCATCGTGCTGTCGCGCAACCGCTCGGACAGGGTGATGGACGCCACCGCGCTCTCGACCCCCGTCCCGGCGGACGCCCTGCCCGGCGGGCGCGGCGTGGTGGAACTGGGCGACGTGGTCACGCTCAGGGACGAGCTCACCTCCTACCCGATCTTCCGCCACAACGGCATCGAGACGATCATGGTCATGGGCGAGATGGCGGGTGAGTTCGAGTCGCCGCTCTACGGGATGCTGGCGACGTCTGACATATTGGACGGTCTCGACTGGCCCGACGGGCAGAAACCCACCATCTCGATGCACGGCCAGCCGCAGGACACAAGCAGCCCGAGCCTGCTGTGGGATGGCGAATGGGAGGTCACCTGGGTCACCTTCCGCGACATGGGCGCGGCCTTCGGCGTGGCGCTTCTGGGGATCTACATCCTCGTCGTGGCGCAGTTCGGCAGCTTCCGCCTGCCGCTGGTGATCCTGACCCCGGTGCCGCTCACCTTCCTCGGCATCATGTTCGGGCACTGGCTCTTCGGCGCGCCCTTCTCGGCGCCGTCGATGATCGGCTTCATCGCGCTCGCGGGCATCATCGTGCGCAACTCGATCCTGCTGGTGGACTTCATCCGCCACGCGGGCCCCGAGAAGCCGCTCGACGTCGAGACGTTGATCGAGGCCGGGGCGACACGGTTCAAGCCGATCCTGCTGACCGCGCTGGCGGCGATGATCGGCGCGGCGGTGATCCTGATGGACCCGATCTTCCAGGGGCTGGCGATCTCGCTGCTCTTCGGGCTGCTGACCTCGACCGCGCTCACCGTGCTGGTGATCCCGGCGATCTACCGGCTGGCAAAGACCTGA
- a CDS encoding methyltransferase domain-containing protein: protein MGKEVEDAARGQITAEAARVYEACFVPALFGQFAPWLVEAAGLRGGGRMLDVATGTGVVAREALRHGASVTAVDINEGMLTVARERAPKATFLQAAAEALPFDDGAFDAVTCQFALMFFEDRVGALREMARVCHPGGRVAVSIFAGWEASPGYRDLVPLLAEIMGPGAAEALKAPFCLGGEGVLGALMGEAGLGDVQVSRRTGQVRHASLETWLDTEIGGWTLAGTATPESMRALKDAAAERLSQYRNSDGTVSFEAPALFAVARI from the coding sequence ATGGGCAAAGAGGTGGAGGACGCCGCCAGGGGCCAGATCACGGCCGAAGCGGCGCGGGTCTACGAGGCCTGTTTCGTGCCGGCGCTCTTTGGACAATTCGCACCCTGGCTGGTGGAGGCGGCGGGGCTGCGCGGCGGCGGGCGGATGCTGGACGTGGCGACGGGAACCGGCGTCGTCGCCCGCGAGGCGCTGCGCCACGGCGCGAGCGTGACCGCGGTCGACATCAACGAGGGGATGCTGACGGTGGCGCGGGAGCGTGCGCCCAAGGCCACGTTCCTGCAGGCCGCGGCCGAGGCGCTGCCCTTCGACGACGGCGCCTTCGACGCGGTGACCTGCCAGTTCGCGTTGATGTTCTTCGAGGACCGCGTGGGCGCCCTGCGCGAGATGGCGCGGGTGTGCCATCCCGGCGGGCGCGTGGCGGTGTCGATCTTCGCCGGGTGGGAGGCCTCGCCCGGCTATCGCGATCTCGTGCCCCTTCTGGCCGAGATCATGGGACCCGGGGCGGCGGAGGCTCTCAAGGCGCCGTTCTGCCTTGGCGGCGAGGGGGTGCTCGGGGCGCTGATGGGGGAGGCGGGGCTGGGTGATGTCCAGGTGAGCCGCCGGACCGGCCAGGTGCGCCATGCCTCGCTGGAGACCTGGCTCGACACCGAGATCGGCGGCTGGACCCTTGCCGGGACCGCGACTCCCGAGTCCATGCGCGCGTTGAAGGACGCGGCGGCGGAGCGACTGTCCCAGTACCGCAATTCCGATGGCACGGTGTCCTTCGAGGCGCCGGCGCTCTTTGCCGTCGCGCGGATCTGA
- a CDS encoding GAF domain-containing protein yields MTALCLDGLRPALEGVIASVLATCDAAGTPNVSMISQVHYAGPGEVALSYQFFNKTRRNIMETQRATVMVTDPETLAHYRLQLRYLDTRTEGPLFESMKAKLAGIASHHGVADVFRLLGSDVFKVEGIEMASAPVAAPPSRPSLLAATRRVCAALAACDDLEGLFDALTGGLAADFGIGWSMVLIAEPATGRLYTVATYGYPVTGVGAEVAPGEGVIGVAARENAPIRIGHMTREYRYGAVISDGARRSGLFSDAPRLIPFPGLSAPRSQIALPIAECGEVVAVLFAESDEINRFGYEEEDALALVAAHLGARMSLLRQEASDEASGIPAPEPAGQDEVAVRFFQADQSVFLGDDYLIKGVAGAILWRLLREYDARGRTEFTTRELRLDASLRLPTAAENLDARLILLRKRLDERCAWLKIEKAGRGRFRLLPSCRLILEEPGAASPPA; encoded by the coding sequence ATGACCGCGCTCTGCCTCGACGGGCTGCGCCCGGCGCTCGAGGGGGTGATCGCCTCGGTCCTTGCGACCTGCGACGCGGCGGGCACGCCGAACGTGTCGATGATCAGCCAGGTGCATTACGCCGGGCCGGGCGAGGTCGCGCTGTCCTACCAGTTCTTCAACAAGACCCGCCGCAACATCATGGAGACCCAGCGCGCGACGGTGATGGTGACCGACCCCGAGACGCTGGCGCATTACCGGCTGCAACTGCGCTACCTCGACACCCGCACCGAGGGGCCGCTCTTCGAGAGCATGAAGGCCAAGCTCGCGGGTATCGCCTCGCACCACGGGGTTGCCGACGTCTTCCGCCTGCTCGGCTCCGACGTCTTCAAGGTCGAGGGCATCGAGATGGCCTCGGCCCCGGTTGCCGCGCCACCGAGCCGGCCGTCGCTGCTGGCCGCGACGCGGCGGGTCTGCGCGGCGCTGGCCGCCTGCGACGACCTCGAGGGGCTCTTCGATGCGCTCACCGGCGGGCTGGCCGCGGATTTCGGCATCGGCTGGTCGATGGTGCTGATCGCCGAGCCCGCCACCGGCCGGCTCTACACGGTGGCGACGTATGGCTACCCGGTGACCGGGGTCGGGGCCGAGGTCGCGCCGGGCGAGGGGGTCATCGGCGTCGCCGCCCGCGAGAACGCGCCGATCCGCATCGGCCACATGACGCGCGAATACCGTTACGGCGCGGTGATCAGCGACGGCGCGCGGCGCAGCGGGCTCTTCAGCGACGCGCCCCGGCTCATTCCCTTTCCCGGCCTTTCCGCGCCGCGCAGCCAGATCGCCCTGCCGATCGCCGAATGCGGTGAGGTGGTGGCGGTGCTCTTCGCCGAATCCGATGAGATCAACCGTTTCGGCTACGAGGAGGAAGACGCGCTCGCGCTTGTCGCGGCGCATCTCGGCGCGCGCATGTCGCTGCTGCGGCAGGAGGCCAGCGACGAGGCGTCCGGGATCCCCGCGCCAGAACCCGCCGGGCAGGACGAGGTCGCGGTGCGGTTCTTCCAGGCGGACCAGAGCGTGTTTCTCGGCGACGACTACCTGATCAAGGGCGTGGCCGGGGCCATCCTCTGGCGGCTCCTGCGCGAATACGACGCGCGCGGCCGGACAGAGTTCACCACCCGCGAGCTGCGGCTCGACGCCAGCCTGCGCCTGCCGACCGCGGCCGAGAACCTCGATGCCCGGCTGATCCTGCTGCGCAAGCGTCTCGACGAGCGCTGCGCCTGGCTGAAGATCGAGAAGGCCGGGCGCGGCAGGTTCCGCCTGCTGCCGAGCTGCCGCCTGATCCTCGAGGAGCCGGGCGCGGCCTCGCCCCCGGCTTAG
- a CDS encoding efflux RND transporter periplasmic adaptor subunit, giving the protein MRISALTMVLLCIGAAASAGGQIVATEPITDWKPVYGTVQTRNELPARARIAGTLVELSVTEGDRVEAGQAVAVIEDEKLSVQIDALAAEAEALRAQLTNAQADLERGQALQRSGTISAQRLDALQTSVDVLTNQIAATEAQRRVIQRQIEEGSVTAPEAGIVLSVPVSRGSFVGQGEAVALIGSGGAFLRLSVPERFAGTLAEGDRIEMDGGEGTIAKLYPQIEGGRLQADVEVEGLEERYVGLRLPVRLPVGTQEAILVPEAALTRGAGLDMVTVETPAGPVQRIVVPGREVRRDGAAWREILTGLTPGETVILSDE; this is encoded by the coding sequence ATGCGAATTTCCGCCCTGACGATGGTCCTGCTCTGCATCGGCGCCGCCGCGTCGGCAGGAGGACAGATCGTGGCCACCGAGCCGATCACCGACTGGAAGCCGGTCTACGGCACGGTCCAGACCCGCAACGAGCTACCGGCCCGCGCCCGCATCGCCGGCACGCTGGTCGAGCTTTCGGTCACCGAGGGTGACCGGGTCGAGGCCGGACAGGCGGTCGCGGTCATCGAGGACGAGAAGCTCTCGGTTCAGATCGACGCGCTCGCGGCCGAGGCCGAGGCGCTGCGCGCGCAGCTGACCAACGCGCAGGCCGATCTCGAGCGCGGCCAGGCCCTGCAGCGCAGCGGCACGATCTCGGCCCAGCGTCTCGACGCGCTGCAGACCTCGGTCGACGTGCTGACGAACCAGATCGCCGCCACCGAGGCGCAGCGCCGGGTGATCCAGCGCCAGATCGAGGAGGGCAGCGTCACCGCCCCCGAGGCGGGCATCGTGCTCTCGGTTCCGGTCTCGCGCGGCTCCTTCGTGGGACAGGGCGAGGCGGTCGCGCTGATCGGCAGTGGCGGCGCCTTCCTGCGCCTGTCGGTGCCCGAGCGTTTCGCCGGGACGCTGGCCGAGGGCGACCGGATCGAGATGGACGGCGGCGAGGGCACCATCGCCAAGCTCTACCCGCAGATCGAGGGCGGGCGGCTGCAGGCCGATGTCGAGGTCGAGGGGCTCGAGGAGCGCTACGTCGGCCTGCGCCTGCCGGTGCGGCTGCCCGTCGGCACGCAGGAGGCGATCCTCGTGCCCGAGGCGGCGCTCACGCGCGGCGCCGGGCTCGACATGGTGACCGTCGAGACCCCGGCGGGCCCCGTGCAGCGCATCGTCGTGCCGGGCCGCGAGGTCCGCCGCGACGGTGCGGCATGGCGCGAGATCCTGACCGGGCTGACGCCCGGCGAGACGGTGATCCTGTCCGATGAGTGA